One Chanodichthys erythropterus isolate Z2021 chromosome 22, ASM2448905v1, whole genome shotgun sequence DNA window includes the following coding sequences:
- the ark2ca gene encoding E3 ubiquitin-protein ligase ARK2C isoform X1, giving the protein MVLVHVGYLVLPVFGSVRSRGAHFSRHQHSHATSCRHFHLAATATPLPAEFPPPHLSPPQYQEVPPPFLPQALQQQYLIQQQLLQRRRTQERVPLNTHRLRPGYEYAPPLHVPQPIPQQPRYLAEGTDWDLSVDAGVPHQYPLQQIPQPYQHYLASPRMHHLPRNTSSTQVVVHEIRNYPYPQLHLLALQSLSPSRHSSAVRESYEELLQLEDRLGSVSRGAVQTTIERFTFPHKYKKRKPLDLKLCESEEESDVDEKCTICLSMLEDGEDVRRLPCMHLFHQACVDQWLATSRKCPICRVDIQTQLTPES; this is encoded by the exons ATGGTGTTAGTGCACGTCGGATATCTGGTTCTTCCCGTCTTCGGTTCCGTCAGAAGTAGAG GAGCACATTTTAGCAGGCACCAGCATAGTCATGCTACCTCCTGCCGGCATTTTCACCTGGCTGCTACAGCAACGCCTCTGCCTGCTGAGTTCCCGCCCCCTCATCTGTCCCCGCCCCAGTACCAGGAAGTCCCGCCCCCTTTCCTACCTCAGGCCTTACAGCAGCAATACCTCATCCAGCAACAGCTACTGCAGCGCAG ACGCACACAGGAGCGAGTCCCGCTGAACACTCATCGGTTACGCCCAGGATATGAATATGCTCCGCCCCTCCACGTCCCACAGCCAATCCCACAGCAGCCCAGATACCTGGCGGAAGGCACCGACTG GGATCTGAGTGTGGACGCAGGTGTGCCACATCAATATCCTCTGCAGCAGATTCCTCAACCCTACCAGCATTACCTGGCCTCTCCCAGAATGCACCACCTCCCCAGGAACACCTCCTCCACCCAGGTG gttgTCCATGAGATAAGGAATTATCCATATCCACAGCTCCACCTGCTGGCGCTGCAGAGCTTGAGTCCCAGCAGACACTCTTCTGCTGTTCGGGAGAGTTATGAG GAGCTGCTGCAGTTAGAGGATCGATTGGGAAGCGTCAGCCGAGGGGCCGTGCAGACCACCATAGAGAGATTCACCTTCCCGCACAAATACAAGAAG cgGAAGCCACTGGATCTGAAGTTATGTGAGAGTGAGGAAGAGTCTGATGTGGATGAGAAATGCACCATCTGCCTCTCCATGCTGGAGGATGGAGAAGATGTCAG GCGGTTACCCTGTATGCATTTGTTCCATCAGGCGTGTGTGGATCAGTGGTTGGCCACCAGTAGGAAGTGTCCCATCTGCAGAGTGGACATCCAAACACAGCTCACCCCCGAGAGCTGA
- the ark2ca gene encoding E3 ubiquitin-protein ligase ARK2C isoform X4 gives MVLVHVGYLVLPVFGSVRSRGNCMDALLSRTGAHFSRHQHSHATSCRHFHLAATATPLPAEFPPPHLSPPQYQEVPPPFLPQALQQQYLIQQQLLQRRRTQERVPLNTHRLRPGYEYAPPLHVPQPIPQQPRYLAEGTDWDLSVDAGVPHQYPLQQIPQPYQHYLASPRMHHLPRNTSSTQVVVHEIRNYPYPQLHLLALQSLSPSRHSSAVRESYEELLQLEDRLGSVSRGAVQTTIERFTFPHKYKKRKPLDLKLCESEEESDVDEKCTICLSMLEDGEDVRRLPCMHLFHQACVDQWLATSRKCPICRVDIQTQLTPES, from the exons ATGGTGTTAGTGCACGTCGGATATCTGGTTCTTCCCGTCTTCGGTTCCGTCAGAAGTAGAGGTAATTGC ATGGATGCATT ATTGTCCCGTACAGGAGCACATTTTAGCAGGCACCAGCATAGTCATGCTACCTCCTGCCGGCATTTTCACCTGGCTGCTACAGCAACGCCTCTGCCTGCTGAGTTCCCGCCCCCTCATCTGTCCCCGCCCCAGTACCAGGAAGTCCCGCCCCCTTTCCTACCTCAGGCCTTACAGCAGCAATACCTCATCCAGCAACAGCTACTGCAGCGCAG ACGCACACAGGAGCGAGTCCCGCTGAACACTCATCGGTTACGCCCAGGATATGAATATGCTCCGCCCCTCCACGTCCCACAGCCAATCCCACAGCAGCCCAGATACCTGGCGGAAGGCACCGACTG GGATCTGAGTGTGGACGCAGGTGTGCCACATCAATATCCTCTGCAGCAGATTCCTCAACCCTACCAGCATTACCTGGCCTCTCCCAGAATGCACCACCTCCCCAGGAACACCTCCTCCACCCAGGTG gttgTCCATGAGATAAGGAATTATCCATATCCACAGCTCCACCTGCTGGCGCTGCAGAGCTTGAGTCCCAGCAGACACTCTTCTGCTGTTCGGGAGAGTTATGAG GAGCTGCTGCAGTTAGAGGATCGATTGGGAAGCGTCAGCCGAGGGGCCGTGCAGACCACCATAGAGAGATTCACCTTCCCGCACAAATACAAGAAG cgGAAGCCACTGGATCTGAAGTTATGTGAGAGTGAGGAAGAGTCTGATGTGGATGAGAAATGCACCATCTGCCTCTCCATGCTGGAGGATGGAGAAGATGTCAG GCGGTTACCCTGTATGCATTTGTTCCATCAGGCGTGTGTGGATCAGTGGTTGGCCACCAGTAGGAAGTGTCCCATCTGCAGAGTGGACATCCAAACACAGCTCACCCCCGAGAGCTGA
- the ark2ca gene encoding E3 ubiquitin-protein ligase ARK2C isoform X2 — translation MVLVHVGYLVLPVFGSVRSRGAHFSRHQHSHATSCRHFHLAATATPLPAEFPPPHLSPPQYQEVPPPFLPQALQQQYLIQQQLLQRRRTQERVPLNTHRLRPGYEYAPPLHVPQPIPQQPRYLAEGTDWDLSVDAGVPHQYPLQQIPQPYQHYLASPRMHHLPRNTSSTQVLHLLALQSLSPSRHSSAVRESYEELLQLEDRLGSVSRGAVQTTIERFTFPHKYKKRKPLDLKLCESEEESDVDEKCTICLSMLEDGEDVRRLPCMHLFHQACVDQWLATSRKCPICRVDIQTQLTPES, via the exons ATGGTGTTAGTGCACGTCGGATATCTGGTTCTTCCCGTCTTCGGTTCCGTCAGAAGTAGAG GAGCACATTTTAGCAGGCACCAGCATAGTCATGCTACCTCCTGCCGGCATTTTCACCTGGCTGCTACAGCAACGCCTCTGCCTGCTGAGTTCCCGCCCCCTCATCTGTCCCCGCCCCAGTACCAGGAAGTCCCGCCCCCTTTCCTACCTCAGGCCTTACAGCAGCAATACCTCATCCAGCAACAGCTACTGCAGCGCAG ACGCACACAGGAGCGAGTCCCGCTGAACACTCATCGGTTACGCCCAGGATATGAATATGCTCCGCCCCTCCACGTCCCACAGCCAATCCCACAGCAGCCCAGATACCTGGCGGAAGGCACCGACTG GGATCTGAGTGTGGACGCAGGTGTGCCACATCAATATCCTCTGCAGCAGATTCCTCAACCCTACCAGCATTACCTGGCCTCTCCCAGAATGCACCACCTCCCCAGGAACACCTCCTCCACCCAGGTG CTCCACCTGCTGGCGCTGCAGAGCTTGAGTCCCAGCAGACACTCTTCTGCTGTTCGGGAGAGTTATGAG GAGCTGCTGCAGTTAGAGGATCGATTGGGAAGCGTCAGCCGAGGGGCCGTGCAGACCACCATAGAGAGATTCACCTTCCCGCACAAATACAAGAAG cgGAAGCCACTGGATCTGAAGTTATGTGAGAGTGAGGAAGAGTCTGATGTGGATGAGAAATGCACCATCTGCCTCTCCATGCTGGAGGATGGAGAAGATGTCAG GCGGTTACCCTGTATGCATTTGTTCCATCAGGCGTGTGTGGATCAGTGGTTGGCCACCAGTAGGAAGTGTCCCATCTGCAGAGTGGACATCCAAACACAGCTCACCCCCGAGAGCTGA
- the ark2ca gene encoding E3 ubiquitin-protein ligase ARK2C isoform X3: MSGAHFSRHQHSHATSCRHFHLAATATPLPAEFPPPHLSPPQYQEVPPPFLPQALQQQYLIQQQLLQRRRTQERVPLNTHRLRPGYEYAPPLHVPQPIPQQPRYLAEGTDWDLSVDAGVPHQYPLQQIPQPYQHYLASPRMHHLPRNTSSTQVVVHEIRNYPYPQLHLLALQSLSPSRHSSAVRESYEELLQLEDRLGSVSRGAVQTTIERFTFPHKYKKRKPLDLKLCESEEESDVDEKCTICLSMLEDGEDVRRLPCMHLFHQACVDQWLATSRKCPICRVDIQTQLTPES, from the exons ATGTCTG GAGCACATTTTAGCAGGCACCAGCATAGTCATGCTACCTCCTGCCGGCATTTTCACCTGGCTGCTACAGCAACGCCTCTGCCTGCTGAGTTCCCGCCCCCTCATCTGTCCCCGCCCCAGTACCAGGAAGTCCCGCCCCCTTTCCTACCTCAGGCCTTACAGCAGCAATACCTCATCCAGCAACAGCTACTGCAGCGCAG ACGCACACAGGAGCGAGTCCCGCTGAACACTCATCGGTTACGCCCAGGATATGAATATGCTCCGCCCCTCCACGTCCCACAGCCAATCCCACAGCAGCCCAGATACCTGGCGGAAGGCACCGACTG GGATCTGAGTGTGGACGCAGGTGTGCCACATCAATATCCTCTGCAGCAGATTCCTCAACCCTACCAGCATTACCTGGCCTCTCCCAGAATGCACCACCTCCCCAGGAACACCTCCTCCACCCAGGTG gttgTCCATGAGATAAGGAATTATCCATATCCACAGCTCCACCTGCTGGCGCTGCAGAGCTTGAGTCCCAGCAGACACTCTTCTGCTGTTCGGGAGAGTTATGAG GAGCTGCTGCAGTTAGAGGATCGATTGGGAAGCGTCAGCCGAGGGGCCGTGCAGACCACCATAGAGAGATTCACCTTCCCGCACAAATACAAGAAG cgGAAGCCACTGGATCTGAAGTTATGTGAGAGTGAGGAAGAGTCTGATGTGGATGAGAAATGCACCATCTGCCTCTCCATGCTGGAGGATGGAGAAGATGTCAG GCGGTTACCCTGTATGCATTTGTTCCATCAGGCGTGTGTGGATCAGTGGTTGGCCACCAGTAGGAAGTGTCCCATCTGCAGAGTGGACATCCAAACACAGCTCACCCCCGAGAGCTGA